In one Desulfobulbaceae bacterium genomic region, the following are encoded:
- a CDS encoding TonB C-terminal domain-containing protein, with protein MEKKGGIPKGELNAIIALELDMTGKVVDYKIINSSGNELMDAALEETLKVAVLRDPPPTDMPRVIKLKILSQG; from the coding sequence TTGGAGAAAAAAGGTGGAATTCCAAAGGGCGAATTGAATGCAATTATTGCCTTGGAACTCGACATGACTGGCAAGGTTGTTGATTACAAAATTATTAATTCATCTGGAAATGAGCTGATGGACGCTGCTTTGGAAGAAACCCTCAAGGTTGCCGTGTTGCGGGACCCACCGCCTACCGATATGCCGAGAGTCATTAAACTGAAAATCCTTTCACAGGGCTAA